One window of Thermacetogenium phaeum DSM 12270 genomic DNA carries:
- the minE gene encoding cell division topological specificity factor MinE, whose translation MLDLLQRIFGRETPKSKNVAQERLRLVLMHDRLDLSPQLLDALRADLLKVIRDYAVIDEDAMEIDLERGKGCVALVANIPVVRMKRIS comes from the coding sequence TTGCTGGATTTGCTGCAGCGGATATTCGGAAGAGAAACGCCCAAGAGTAAAAATGTGGCTCAGGAGAGGCTGCGTCTGGTGCTGATGCACGATCGCCTTGACCTCTCCCCGCAGTTGCTGGATGCCCTGCGAGCCGACCTTCTCAAGGTTATCCGTGACTACGCTGTAATCGATGAGGATGCCATGGAGATCGACCTGGAGCGGGGAAAGGGATGCGTTGCTCTGGTAGCCAACATCCCGGTGGTGAGGATGAAGAGGATTTCATAG